The window cacaTTGAGCAGGTCTTGGTAATCCTTCATGTAGCGAGCCATCTCCTGCTTAGTGGCCCTCAGCTCATTCTCCAGCTGGCTGATAGTGCCCTACAGGAGGTAATGTTAGGAGGTAATGTGACGGATAATGTCTGTTCACAGTGAGTTACAGAAGTTCAGGGAATTTGCCTAAATGCATTAATGTGACCGCGTGTGgccaacattttataaaaaaagatttgtatGGCATATTTTAATCTCTGATAGTCTGATCTAATAGTTATTTACCTATTGATAAACCGTTTCTAAACCTGCAATTATTAAATAACTGTATACACTTTATTCATTCTGAAATATAGCATTGATTATACATTTGCTGTATAATTGTATCTTGAGATTGTAGCACTAACCTGCATGCTGTTGATTTCAGCGCTCTGCTTTTCCTCAATGTCATGCAGTTGTTTCTCCAGAGAATCGTTGAGGCCTCTGCAGGCATCAATCTCCAGCAGCCGTGCCTGGAGCTGTCTACGATACTCCCCGGCCTCGTCCCTGGAGTTCCTCACTGCGTCGCTGTGCTGGGCCACGCTAACTGTCAGGGAGCCAACCTTCCCGCGGAACCATTCTTCAGCAGACTGCATGTTCTTGGCTGCCAATTTCTCGTACTGGGCCCGGATGTCCCTCAGAGCCCCAGACAGGTCGGGCGTGGCGGCCTCCATCTCGACAGCCACCTGTGCCCCTAGCTGTGCCTGGGCCTGGAGCTCCACCACCTCCCCCTCGTGGAGCCTCTTGAGGAAGGCCAGCTCGTCCAGCAGGGTCTCCACCCTCTTCTCCAGCTCGGCCCTGGCCAGGGCAGCCTGGTCGGCCCCGCGCCGAGCATCCAGCAGCCTGCCCTCCGCATCCTCACGggccaccacctcctcctcgtAGCGGCCCTGCACGGCGCTCAGGGCCTGCTCCAGGTGCTCCCTCTGGCTCAGGGCAGCCTGCTGCTCCCCACGCGCCTCCTCTACGGCGGCCCTGAGGGCCCGCACCTCCTGCTCGTAAATGGACCTCAGCCGGGAGGGCTCGCCGTGCCTCTGTCTCAGGACCATCAGCTCCGCCTCCAGGGCGTGGTTCTGCTGCTCCAGCTCCCGGACCCTCTCGATGAAGCCAGCGAAGCGATCGTTGAGGTCCTGCAGCTGGACCCTCTCCTGGGTCCTCACGGTGCGGAAATCCGAACTCACCTGGGCCGCCTGGCTCAGCTCCAGCTCCACGGTGGAGGAGGTCTGGGAGGAATGCAGAGCGCGGCCGGGAGAGTAGTACTGCAGACGGGAGCTTATGGAAGACAGGGGGGAGGCATGGGTGGATCGTGACCTGCCCCTGGTCACCACCCCTCGGGGTGCTCCCTCCGTGTACCAGCGACGGTAGGAGGAGGAGTAGTACGGGTCAAAGCCGAGGGAAGTCATGGCTGCTCTGTCTGGCTCCTTCTGAATGTGTCTGCAGGGCTCAGGTGAAGAACCCACACTGATGCAGCTGCAGTGAATCCGCCTCTTATAGCAGGAGGGAGAGCTCTGACGCAAGCGCTTTCCCAAACTCTGACTATGCAGGATCAATAGGCTTACACTgcaacacagagagagtgagagagagaggagagagagagggagggaatgaggggaaggacagggaggggcGTGGAAGAAGCTAAATGGATGCAGGGAGTGTGCGGGTGGTTTTAAGGGCAGATTAATATGTTTCTAGTTTAACTAGCTGTCATGCGACATAACTCTGACAGCATTCACATgtaatgtaaagaaatgtgGAGTTAGATAAACCATCAGGCTATTGAAGTTTGTCATGTGCCTACTATctgcaacattttcaaaaatgaataGTTGCATGAGACAACTTGAGTTTGGACTCACTTGAATGAAGGTCCCTCGGTCCTATCTGCAGGGTAAGAGAATGGGCAGCAGCAGCCTACAGTTTGTGTTCCTAACAAGCTTCTCATAGAGTGACCCAGTACCACCCCTGCTGGTCAATATAAGAGCTGCCCCATATCTGCAGAAAACCTTCAGCGATAAACACAGCAGACATGGCTGGAGGAAATGGTCAAATTTAAGATCAAATAGGTTACAAATTGCCGAAATATGACCAAATATATGGTCAAATACATTATAAACCGGAATGCACTGATGtgttatccctgtatttaattgaaaatagcacaaaaaaaacataacaaatgttgaaactgagaaatgtaataaaaatccatgcccattttgaatttaatgccaccaacacatttcaaaaaaggttgggacaggggcttttttttttgcaactattttttttttgcacccagactcttttactacggagctaTGCAATTgcaatatgtgcagaatgtggttaggcattgccttgctgaaataagcaaggccttccctgaataagacatcatctggatggcagcatatgttgctccaaaacctgcatatattgttcagcattaatggtgccttcacagattcTGATTCTGGCCTTTGAACTGTGTGTTGATAACATGCCGTAAGGTCCCTTTCCTCCttagtccggaggacacagTGTCCaagattcccaaaaattatgtGAAATATTGATTTGTCGAaccacaagacagttttccactttgcctcagtccatcttaaatgagctcgggcccagagaaggtggtggcgGTTCTTGATCTTGTTTGtacatgttttcttctttgcatggtaaagttttcacttgcatttgtggatgcagcgacgtactggaTTCACAGTGTTCCTGAGCCATgaagtgatttccactacagaatcctgtctgtttttaatgcagtgctgcctgagggcccgatgATCACGGTCATCCAATTTTCAGCCCTGTCCCTTgagtacagagatttctccagattatctgaatcttttaatgatattatgtactttAGATGAGATCTCTTTGcaaagaaatgttattcttaaattgtttcactatttgcctgcctgtgcagtctttcacagagtggtgaacccctccccatctttacttctgaaagtctcatcctctctgggatgctctttttatgcccaatcatgttactgacccgttgccaattaacctaattagtttgagatgttccaccagggtttttttttagcattactcaatttccagtcttctgttgccCCCATTTTTTAAGCATGTTGCTGGtaacaaattcaaagtgggcatacatcttttaagaaacaataatgtttcttaatttcaacattcaatatgttgtctttgtactattttctattgaatataggttttaaatgatttgcacatcactgcattctgtttttcattacattttaaacagcatctcacctgttttggaaacagggttgtagttaaCTCACAAGAGAAGCAGAGTATAGAGGGAACCATGACTGGTTTTGACTGTAACACTGTACTGCCCGCCGTGTTGTCGACTGACATTCAtttctcctgttcctcccccTGCTGAGCGGATGGGGGGATCCGTCCCAGATTGTCAGCTGGGAGAATGGTTAGCACAGCGAGTTAGCATCTATTTCAGCATAGTGAGTATGAATAATTCACCTGCATTGGCAGTGTGGGGATCTGGTGAAAGAGCAGGCTTGTGAGAGTCCATGCTCAGGTGCAAGTTAGCTGTTATTACAGCGGTACATTTTAGAAGAGTTTAGGGTTTTTGAGTATGTTTTGTTCATGGATATGCTGCTGATAAGAGTGAGAGATGTGTCAGTCAGAGATCTAGCCGGAGTTTAGTGCTGTATATGAAGGTGTTGTATTGTGGATATGGGGTGCTGGATACAATATGAAGGTGTTGTATTGTGGGTATGGGGTGCTGGATACAATATGAAGGTGTTGTATTGTGGATATGGGGTGCTGGATACAATATGAAGGTGTTGTATTGTGGATATGGGGTGCTGGATACAATATGAAGGTGTTGTATTGTGGATATGGGGTGCTGGATACAATATGAAGGTGTTGTATTGTGGATATGGGGTGCTGGATACAATATGAAGGTGTTGTATTTTGGATATGGGGTGAAGGATACAATATGAAGGTGTTGTATTGTGGATATGGGGTACTGGATACAATATGAAGGTGTTGTATTGTGGATATGGGGTGCTGGATACAATATGAAGGTGTTGTATTGTGGGTATGGGGTGCTGGATACAATATGAAGGTGTTGTATTGTGGATATGGGGTGTTGGATACAATATGAAGGTGTTGTATTGTGGATATGGGGTGCTGGATACAATATGAAGGTGTTGTATTGTGGATATGGGGTGCTGGATATAATATGAAGGTGTTGTATTGTGGGTATGGGGTGCTGGATACAATATGAAGGTGTTGTATTGTGGATATGGGGTGAAGGACACAATATGAAGGTGTTGTATTGTGGATATGGGTTGCTGGATACAATATGAAGGTGTTGTATTGTGGATATGGGGTGCTGGATACAATATGAAGGTGTTGTATTGTGGATATGGGGTGCTGGATACAATATGAAGGTGTTGTATTGTGGATATGGGGTGCTGGATACAATATGAAGGTGTTGTATTGTGGATATGGGGTGCTGGATACAATATGAAGGTGTTGTATTGTGGATATGGGGTGCTGGATACAATATGAAGGTGTTGTATTGTGGATATGGGGTGCTGGGTGCTGCCTCATGCTGAGTCATCAGTACAGTCACACTCCACCAGGAGCTCCTCCAAATCATCCACCACTCCCATCCCAGCCTCCTCCCGTCTCTCTCAGTCCCCTTTCTTTCAACTACACAATTATTTTACCCTACTTTGTTCCACCCCaccctctctgtatctctctctctctttctgtcagtctctctctctttctctctctttctgtctctctctctctttcactgcaGTATCCTCAGTCTTTGGCACTTCAGTTTTTTTGATACTTCTAGCTTGCTGCTTTTtatatgaatatacaggatCACACAAGACTGAgtacacacctcacatttttgtaaatatgtgattatatcttttcagtgaagaaatgacactttgctacaatgtaaagtagtgagtgtacagcttgtataacagtgcaaatttgctgtctcctcaaaataactcaacacacagccattaatgtctaaaccgctgacaacaaaagtgagtacacccctaagtgaaaatgtcaaaattgggcccaattagccattttccctccccggtgtcatgttaCTTGTTtctgttacaaggtctcaggtgtgaatggggagcaggtgtgttaaatttggtgttatcgctctcacactctctcatatTGGTCagtggaagttcaacatggcacctcatggcaaagaactctctgaggatctaaaaaaaagaattgttgctctacataaagatggcctaggctataagaagattgccaagaccctgaaactgagctgcagcccggtagccaagaccatacagcggtttaacagaacaggttccactcagaacaggcctcgccatggtcgaccaaagaagctg is drawn from Esox lucius isolate fEsoLuc1 chromosome 14, fEsoLuc1.pri, whole genome shotgun sequence and contains these coding sequences:
- the nefla gene encoding neurofilament light polypeptide, with the protein product MTSLGFDPYYSSSYRRWYTEGAPRGVVTRGRSRSTHASPLSSISSRLQYYSPGRALHSSQTSSTVELELSQAAQVSSDFRTVRTQERVQLQDLNDRFAGFIERVRELEQQNHALEAELMVLRQRHGEPSRLRSIYEQEVRALRAAVEEARGEQQAALSQREHLEQALSAVQGRYEEEVVAREDAEGRLLDARRGADQAALARAELEKRVETLLDELAFLKRLHEGEVVELQAQAQLGAQVAVEMEAATPDLSGALRDIRAQYEKLAAKNMQSAEEWFRGKVGSLTVSVAQHSDAVRNSRDEAGEYRRQLQARLLEIDACRGLNDSLEKQLHDIEEKQSAEINSMQGTISQLENELRATKQEMARYMKDYQDLLNVKMALDIEIAAYRKLLEGEESRFNVGMSGVMSSAYGHTLSATPSFGRSMFSMQSSMTSSAPYLMTSRFLSSSFASGDDIISASRTQQESASPPQEKEEQQEEEKEEEKEEEKEEEKEEEEEEEKEEEQEEKQEEEDGEEEGEKDETKDEEGDEEEEKEEAAKEDGEQEEEKDEGGDKDGVEGTEGQGTEKEDKEGGDEEDKDEDDKDEGKSEEKKDDKADTKKENGDTETPKTEPKSEKAAEEKKEKPEKPKA